In a genomic window of Saccharothrix sp. HUAS TT1:
- a CDS encoding PadR family transcriptional regulator, translating to MDTSQLLKGVLDLAVLAVLRKDDGYGYDVLRRLRAGGLDGVGDASVYGTLRRLYNAGLLTSYVVPSEEGPHRKYYSLNEPGRARLLESGQTWKSFAKALDDLLGEGA from the coding sequence ATGGACACCAGTCAACTGCTCAAGGGGGTGCTGGACCTCGCCGTCCTCGCGGTGCTGCGCAAGGACGACGGGTACGGCTACGACGTGCTGCGGCGGTTGCGCGCGGGCGGCCTGGACGGCGTCGGCGACGCCTCGGTCTACGGCACCCTGCGCCGCCTCTACAACGCGGGGCTGCTGACCTCGTACGTCGTGCCGAGCGAGGAGGGCCCGCACCGCAAGTACTACAGCCTCAACGAGCCGGGCCGCGCGCGGCTGCTCGAGTCGGGCCAGACCTGGAAGTCGTTCGCGAAGGCGTTGGACGACCTGTTGGGGGAGGGTGCATGA
- a CDS encoding YciI family protein encodes MKYLMLIYGNEQVWNSVDAEGFARLVAEVDAFNAALRDSGELVAAQGLEARPHAVRVVDGAPVVTDGPYLEAKEHVGSYFTVDVDSEERALEIARSYPALRHSRGLGGGIEVWPLMGSR; translated from the coding sequence GTGAAGTACCTGATGCTGATCTACGGCAACGAGCAGGTGTGGAACAGCGTCGACGCGGAGGGGTTCGCGCGGCTGGTCGCCGAGGTCGACGCGTTCAACGCGGCGCTGCGCGACTCCGGTGAACTGGTCGCCGCCCAGGGCCTGGAGGCGCGCCCGCACGCGGTGCGCGTGGTCGACGGCGCGCCGGTCGTCACCGACGGCCCCTACCTGGAGGCCAAGGAGCACGTCGGCTCCTACTTCACCGTGGACGTCGACAGCGAGGAGCGCGCGCTGGAGATCGCCCGCTCCTACCCCGCCCTGCGCCACAGCCGGGGCCTGGGCGGCGGCATCGAGGTGTGGCCGCTGATGGGCAGCCGTTGA
- a CDS encoding RNA polymerase sigma factor, producing MTRGEPIEPIAQLLRTVTPQVLGALVRRHGDFARCEDAVQEALVDAAGAWSRDGVPDHPLGWLTTVAGRRYVDQVRSDAARERRERAVFDAVPRDALLAPPPDAEPVRDDLLELLFLCCHPALTAPSQMALTLRAVAGLTTAEIAAAFLVPDKTMGQRISRAKQRLLGAGARFELPPDHERGPALTVVLHVLYLLFNEGYSASAGPRLRRPDLTEQAIGLTRRLHHRLPDSGETAGLLALMLLTEARGAARTGPDGVLVPLAEQDRSTWDRALIAEGTALITRSLAANPVGPYQVQAAIAAVHSEAASVEETDWPQVLALYDVLERLAPSPVAALNRAVALGEVRGPRAALDVVADLERGAPAGNHRLLAVRAHLLERAGDPDAAREAFRQAADLAGNTAEQRFLRLRAERCGTG from the coding sequence TTGACCCGCGGCGAACCGATCGAACCGATCGCGCAGCTCCTGCGCACGGTGACGCCGCAGGTCCTCGGCGCCCTCGTGCGGCGGCACGGCGACTTCGCGCGGTGCGAGGACGCGGTGCAGGAGGCCCTGGTCGACGCCGCCGGCGCGTGGTCGCGCGACGGCGTGCCGGACCACCCGCTCGGCTGGCTCACCACCGTGGCCGGCCGCCGCTACGTGGACCAGGTGCGCTCCGACGCCGCCCGGGAACGCCGCGAGCGGGCGGTGTTCGACGCCGTGCCGCGCGACGCGCTGCTGGCGCCGCCGCCGGACGCCGAACCGGTGCGCGACGACCTGCTGGAGCTGCTGTTCCTGTGCTGCCACCCGGCGCTGACCGCGCCGTCCCAGATGGCGCTCACGCTGCGCGCCGTCGCCGGGCTGACCACCGCCGAGATCGCCGCCGCGTTCCTCGTCCCGGACAAGACCATGGGCCAGCGGATCTCCCGCGCCAAGCAGCGGCTGCTGGGGGCGGGCGCGCGGTTCGAGCTGCCACCCGACCACGAGCGCGGACCGGCGCTGACCGTCGTGCTGCACGTGCTGTACCTGCTGTTCAACGAGGGCTACAGCGCCAGCGCCGGCCCCCGGCTGCGCCGGCCCGACCTCACCGAGCAGGCGATCGGGCTGACCAGGCGGCTGCACCACCGGCTGCCCGACTCCGGCGAGACGGCCGGGCTGCTCGCGCTGATGCTGCTGACCGAGGCCCGCGGCGCGGCCCGCACCGGGCCCGACGGCGTCCTGGTGCCGCTGGCCGAGCAGGACCGGTCGACGTGGGACCGGGCGCTGATCGCCGAGGGCACTGCCCTGATCACCCGCAGCCTGGCCGCCAACCCGGTGGGCCCGTACCAGGTGCAGGCGGCCATCGCGGCCGTCCACAGCGAGGCCGCGAGCGTCGAGGAGACCGACTGGCCGCAGGTCCTCGCGCTGTACGACGTGCTGGAACGCCTCGCGCCCAGCCCGGTCGCCGCGTTGAACCGGGCCGTCGCGCTCGGCGAGGTGCGCGGTCCCCGGGCCGCGCTGGACGTCGTCGCCGACCTGGAGCGGGGCGCGCCGGCGGGCAACCACCGGCTGCTCGCCGTGCGGGCCCACCTGCTCGAACGGGCGGGCGACCCGGACGCCGCGCGCGAGGCGTTCCGGCAGGCCGCCGACCTGGCCGGCAACACCGCCGAGCAGCGGTTCCTGCGGCTGCGGGCCGAGCGCTGCGGCACCGGCTGA
- a CDS encoding dihydrofolate reductase family protein: MTKVTAQLSVSLDGFYAGPRHDGEGDWLQSAEAAAFFRITRWAIGAQAWRERQGIAGGVRDVDSDVIQESFDAAGAYVMGRRMADGGEAPWGEEPPFRAPVFVVTHRPRPRLERRGGTSFTYVTDGVASAVEQAKAVAGGKDVAIAGGGTLVRQVLAAGLLDELELHVVPVVLGTGLRLLDADLGLGEKEGVELTPLRVLPTPNATHIRYRVDGRAPLVLDDRGRGE, encoded by the coding sequence ATGACCAAGGTGACCGCCCAGCTGTCGGTGTCCCTCGACGGCTTCTACGCCGGACCGCGCCACGACGGCGAGGGCGACTGGCTGCAGTCCGCCGAGGCGGCGGCGTTCTTCCGGATCACCCGCTGGGCGATCGGCGCACAGGCGTGGCGGGAGCGGCAGGGCATCGCCGGCGGCGTGCGGGACGTCGACTCCGACGTCATCCAGGAGTCGTTCGACGCCGCCGGCGCGTACGTGATGGGCCGGCGCATGGCCGACGGCGGCGAGGCGCCGTGGGGCGAGGAGCCGCCGTTCCGCGCTCCGGTGTTCGTGGTCACCCACCGGCCGCGGCCGCGGCTGGAGCGCCGGGGCGGCACCAGCTTCACCTACGTCACGGACGGCGTCGCGAGCGCGGTGGAGCAGGCGAAGGCCGTCGCCGGCGGCAAGGACGTCGCCATCGCGGGCGGCGGCACGCTGGTCCGCCAGGTGCTCGCCGCAGGTCTGCTGGACGAGCTGGAACTGCACGTCGTGCCGGTCGTCCTGGGCACGGGCCTGCGGTTGCTCGACGCCGACCTGGGCCTGGGCGAGAAGGAGGGCGTCGAACTGACCCCGCTGAGGGTCCTGCCCACCCCGAACGCCACCCACATCCGCTACCGCGTCGACGGCCGCGCGCCCCTCGTGCTGGACGACCGCGGCCGCGGGGAGTGA
- a CDS encoding STAS domain-containing protein, translating to MNAADLPTPELTTETRGDVTIVRATGDIDMSNSDELRDACADLLDAEVAVLVIDLSQVTFFASSGIAALGHIRTHNASRRPVHVVAGRSVRRSLEVTAMDKLLPLHDTVDEALAAAQADVS from the coding sequence GTGAATGCTGCTGACCTGCCCACGCCGGAACTGACCACCGAGACCCGGGGCGACGTGACGATCGTCCGCGCCACCGGGGACATCGACATGTCCAACAGCGACGAGCTGCGCGACGCGTGCGCCGACCTCCTCGACGCCGAGGTGGCGGTGCTGGTGATCGACCTGTCCCAGGTGACGTTCTTCGCCTCCTCCGGCATCGCCGCCCTCGGGCACATCCGCACGCACAACGCGTCGAGACGACCGGTGCACGTGGTGGCCGGGCGCAGCGTCCGCCGTTCGCTGGAGGTCACCGCGATGGACAAGCTCCTGCCGCTGCACGACACCGTGGACGAAGCGCTCGCCGCGGCCCAGGCGGACGTGTCGTGA